GATTAGAAAAGGAATGGCGTTCAAATTTAGGGTGACACTGGAAGAAAGGGGGACACAATGCATGCCATAGAGGGATGATTTATAAAGTTGTTGAGTTCAAGGGAAGCAGATGCTCAGAGCCTAACATGACTCAGGAAAGACATAAATCTCTCCCCTTTCCACCCTGGGCCACTACATTGCACATCAAGAGGTGCCATACACGTCATATTCTATGTACATGTGAAACAGTCAGGAGCCTCCAGGAGTCTTTTTCCTTATTGCTTtctcatgaaattttaatatcacAGATATGCTGTGTGTCTTTTATGTACTGTACATATATCTGTGCTTCACACCTAAGAGAATAAGATTTTTTGTTCCTTCCCTTACCTGCCccccatcaaaaagaacaaattttcaCCCTCTTGGGAGTGGTATCATCTGTGTTGAGAATGCTTGATGGGAAAGCATTATCTATTCATGTTACAGGGGACATCTTTGTAGACCATAATGTGACTGGTTCTGCTGGAGGGGAGAAACCCAGATCCCCCATACCACTTCGAATCTCCGGAGAGATTAGACAATAATTAAGCGATCCTATGACAGGCAAATTTGATTTTGAGTCATTTTAATTTCAATCTCAAATATTAGGTTATCTTAGTTGACATCTAAGTCACACCACAGGTACTGAGAAGAATTCCCACATCTTTACAAGGCTGATGAAACTTTCCTGAAAGACTGTAAGTCATCCATCACATGGGCTTTTGAATGTGTAGCAGACTTTAATGAGGGATTAAGGCTGCTGCTCGTCCTCAGACTTTCCCACTTAGGACAGCCCCCCTCACTTCCTGATTCTGCATCTCAAGTACCTTCACGAAGATTCATTAGTGTCATTATTCTGAACTGGCAAAGACTTTGACATATCACTTTCATTCTCACTTTTCCTACGAAACTTTTTCATAGAAGAGGTGAGTAtagagatttcttttctttttttttcattttaacagttttaaatgAAAGTTGTATACAAGATTACTTCATTCCTGCATCTTCTCAATTGTTTCTTCCTTATATTTGCCCTTTTCCTTTCCTACTTGGCGAGATTTGACTTTACGTTCGAGGATCTTTTTGCGGTCTCTGTCCAGTTTTAGTCTGGTGATAACCACCTTGCTGGGTTGAATGCCCACATGGACAGTTGTGCCATCAGCCTTCTCCCACTGCACTCGTTCAGTGTAGATGACATACTTCTTCCTGTAAACTTGGACTACTTTGCCAATTTGCTGCCCTTTGTAGTGCCCTTGTACAACCTGAACTTCATCGTCCTTCCGGATGGGCATGGATCGGACATTGTACTTCTGTCTCAGCTCTTTAGAAAGAAGGGAAGACATAATCTTCCTGCGAATGTGGGAAGGCTCATCGAAATGCCTTTTCTGGTTCTTGCTTCGGTCAGAAGTCACAAAGGGATTGAACTTCATTTTGGCCGCTAGCGCTTCAGCAATGGCCACAAAAGGGCGAGATTTATTTTCTTGCTGATGTGAATTGTCTCCCAAATACGCAGAGATTAAAATGTGAGAGTGGTTATTGTtcattacagttttatttattttatttatttatttatttatttattatttttttttttttctgtgcgcgggcctctcactgctgtggcctctcccgttgtggagcacaggctccggacgcgcaggctcagcagccatggctcacgggcgcagccgctctgcggcatgtgggatcttcccggaccggggcacgaacccgtgtcccctgcatcggcaggcggactctcaaccactgcgccaccagggaagccctattttatttttttaattaaaaaaactttttattgtagTGAagcatataacataaaattttccattttatccatttttaagtgtacaaatcAGCGGCATTAATTGCATTTGCACTGTTATGCAACCAATC
The Phocoena sinus isolate mPhoSin1 chromosome 6, mPhoSin1.pri, whole genome shotgun sequence DNA segment above includes these coding regions:
- the LOC116755799 gene encoding 60S ribosomal protein L26-like, which produces MKFNPFVTSDRSKNQKRHFDEPSHIRRKIMSSLLSKELRQKYNVRSMPIRKDDEVQVVQGHYKGQQIGKVVQVYRKKYVIYTERVQWEKADGTTVHVGIQPSKVVITRLKLDRDRKKILERKVKSRQVGKEKGKYKEETIEKMQE